The following proteins are encoded in a genomic region of Magnolia sinica isolate HGM2019 chromosome 1, MsV1, whole genome shotgun sequence:
- the LOC131237088 gene encoding ubiquitin carboxyl-terminal hydrolase 14-like produces the protein MDATTSSEQSSIDPELPDGGGRYKLMAIVSHMGTSTQCGYYVAHVYKDGRWVIFNDNKVGASIDPPKDMGYLYFFERMDG, from the exons ATGGATGCTACAACAAGCAGTGAACAGAGTTCCATTGATCCAGAACTGCCTGATGGGGGAGGAA GATACAAGCTTATGGCAATAGTGAGTCACATGGGCACTTCTACCCAATGCGGTTACTATGTCGCACATGTGTACAAAGATGGGAGATGGGTCATCTTCAATGACAACAAGGTTGGGGCATCCATCGACCCTCCTAAGGACATGGGCTACTTGTACTTTTTTGAGAGAATGGATGGTTAA